One Bradyrhizobium zhanjiangense DNA segment encodes these proteins:
- a CDS encoding SDR family oxidoreductase, producing MRLKNKTALITGGNSGIGLATAKLFVAEGARVVITGRNKETLEAAAKELGPNALALAADATDIAATEAAIKKGTETFGKFDIVFANAGIAGGTPLGSATLDVFEKVISTNLTGVFFTVQSALPYLNDNASIILNGSVISVLGIPGYSAYGAAKAGVRAMARTMASELSPRGIRVNVVAPGAIRTPIWGPAVATPEAEKAFEKRIALSTPLGRIGETDHVAKTVLFLASDDSAHVQGQEIFVDGGAVASPSGAPIYRG from the coding sequence GTGAGACTGAAGAACAAGACGGCCCTGATTACCGGCGGCAACAGCGGCATTGGCCTTGCGACCGCAAAGCTGTTCGTGGCCGAGGGCGCCAGGGTCGTGATCACCGGGCGCAACAAGGAGACGCTGGAGGCGGCTGCGAAGGAGCTCGGGCCGAATGCGCTGGCGCTCGCCGCCGACGCCACCGACATCGCCGCGACGGAAGCCGCGATCAAGAAAGGCACCGAGACGTTCGGCAAATTCGACATCGTCTTTGCCAATGCCGGTATCGCCGGCGGCACGCCGCTCGGCTCGGCGACGCTGGACGTCTTCGAGAAGGTCATCAGCACGAACCTCACTGGCGTGTTCTTCACCGTTCAGTCGGCGCTGCCCTATCTCAACGACAATGCCTCGATCATCCTCAACGGTTCGGTGATCTCCGTGCTCGGCATTCCCGGCTACTCCGCTTACGGCGCCGCGAAGGCCGGCGTGCGCGCGATGGCGCGGACCATGGCCTCGGAACTGTCGCCGCGCGGCATTCGCGTCAACGTGGTGGCGCCCGGTGCGATCCGCACGCCGATCTGGGGACCTGCGGTCGCGACGCCCGAGGCCGAGAAGGCGTTCGAGAAGCGGATCGCGCTATCGACGCCGCTCGGGCGGATCGGCGAAACGGATCATGTTGCGAAGACGGTGCTGTTCCTCGCCTCCGATGATTCCGCCCATGTGCAGGGCCAGGAGATTTTCGTCGACGGCGGCGCGGTGGCCTCGCCGAGCGGCGCGCCGATCTATCGCGGCTGA
- a CDS encoding FMN-dependent NADH-azoreductase — protein MKLLHLDSSVLGPHSVSRQVSAAIVDRLRQATPGLDITYRDLTQTPLAHLSGSHLAAAQGAPAPAELATDLAASAAALDEFLAADIVVIGAPMYNFTIPSQLKAWIDRILVAGKTFKYGATGPEGLAGGKRVIVAISRGGYYGSETPYAAGEHLETYLRWVFGFMGITSVEFIPADGIQVGPDHREKALTGALQAATSLRAA, from the coding sequence ATGAAACTCCTCCACCTCGACTCCAGCGTCCTCGGCCCCCACTCCGTCAGCCGGCAGGTTTCCGCCGCCATCGTCGACCGGCTGCGCCAGGCGACGCCCGGGCTCGACATCACCTATCGCGACCTGACCCAGACCCCGCTCGCCCATCTCTCCGGCTCGCATCTGGCCGCCGCGCAAGGCGCGCCGGCGCCAGCGGAACTCGCAACCGATCTTGCCGCGAGCGCAGCCGCGCTGGACGAGTTCTTGGCCGCCGACATCGTCGTCATCGGCGCGCCCATGTACAATTTCACGATCCCAAGCCAGCTCAAGGCCTGGATCGACCGCATTCTCGTGGCGGGGAAGACGTTCAAATACGGCGCGACCGGACCTGAGGGGCTCGCCGGCGGCAAGCGCGTGATCGTCGCGATCTCACGCGGCGGCTATTACGGCTCCGAGACGCCATACGCGGCCGGCGAGCATCTCGAAACCTATCTGCGCTGGGTGTTCGGCTTCATGGGTATCACTAGCGTCGAATTCATCCCTGCCGACGGCATCCAGGTCGGGCCGGACCATCGCGAGAAGGCTCTCACCGGCGCGCTCCAGGCCGCAACCAGCCTGCGCGCCGCTTGA
- a CDS encoding winged helix-turn-helix transcriptional regulator, translated as MGTLLKPENTDLPAPPRPNPKPDTRPGPRPDPNHADCRGVASVLSRVGDKWSVFVIMMLSDGPKRFNELKRMINGISQRMLTLTLRGLERDGLVTRTIFPTIPPRVDYELTDLGHGLSQPVEALGKWAKDHLGQIEAARTQFDQRNDG; from the coding sequence ATGGGCACATTATTGAAACCTGAAAACACCGATTTGCCTGCTCCGCCGAGGCCAAATCCAAAACCAGATACGAGGCCCGGCCCAAGGCCGGATCCCAACCATGCGGATTGTCGTGGGGTCGCCTCCGTGCTGTCCCGTGTCGGCGACAAATGGAGCGTGTTCGTCATCATGATGCTCAGCGACGGGCCGAAGCGCTTCAATGAGCTGAAGCGCATGATCAACGGCATCTCGCAGCGGATGCTGACCTTGACGCTGCGCGGGCTGGAGCGCGACGGCCTCGTCACGCGCACGATCTTTCCGACCATCCCGCCGCGCGTGGACTATGAGCTGACCGATCTCGGCCACGGACTGTCGCAGCCTGTCGAGGCGCTCGGCAAATGGGCAAAGGACCATCTGGGCCAGATCGAGGCGGCACGGACGCAGTTCGATCAGCGCAACGACGGCTAG
- the dprA gene encoding DNA-processing protein DprA — MLHSQGDAVDAINPSVDLTEAERIDHLRLIRSDNVGPRTFRSLVDHFGTARAALERLPDLARRGGAQRSGRICSADEAKAELAASRKFGIAWRAPGEDGYPARLATLDDAPPLLAVRGDAKTLMRPMIAIVGSRNASGAGLKFAGQLARELGEAGFVIISGLARGVDQAAHRASVEGGTIAVLAGGHDCIYPPEHGDLLAAILDHEGAAISEMPLGHEPRARDFPRRNRLISGASLGVVVVEAAHRSGSLITARMAAEQGREVFAVPGSPLDPRAAGTNDLIKQGATLVTEADDIVNAVQPIMERPLMHPASEPNSEPFESDPQGHDRDQITGLLGPAPISIDDLVRMSGASPAIVRTVLLELELAGKLERHGGGLVSLL; from the coding sequence ATGCTGCACTCACAAGGAGACGCCGTGGACGCCATCAATCCGAGCGTGGACCTGACCGAGGCTGAGCGGATCGACCACCTGCGGCTGATCCGCTCCGACAATGTCGGGCCGCGCACCTTCCGTTCGCTGGTCGACCATTTCGGCACCGCGCGCGCCGCGCTGGAGCGGCTGCCGGATCTGGCGCGCCGCGGCGGTGCGCAGCGATCGGGGCGCATTTGTAGCGCCGATGAAGCGAAGGCCGAGCTCGCCGCAAGCCGCAAGTTCGGCATCGCCTGGCGCGCGCCCGGCGAAGACGGCTATCCGGCGCGGCTCGCAACGCTCGACGATGCGCCGCCATTGCTCGCGGTGCGCGGCGACGCGAAAACCTTGATGCGACCGATGATCGCGATCGTCGGCTCGCGCAACGCCTCCGGTGCCGGCTTGAAGTTTGCCGGCCAGCTTGCGCGCGAGCTCGGCGAAGCCGGTTTTGTCATCATTTCCGGCCTCGCCCGCGGCGTCGACCAGGCCGCGCATCGCGCGAGCGTCGAAGGCGGCACGATCGCCGTGCTCGCCGGCGGGCATGATTGCATCTATCCGCCCGAGCATGGCGACCTGCTCGCCGCGATCCTCGATCACGAGGGCGCCGCGATTTCCGAGATGCCGCTCGGCCATGAGCCGCGTGCCCGCGATTTTCCCCGCCGCAACCGCCTGATCTCCGGTGCATCGCTCGGCGTGGTCGTGGTGGAAGCGGCGCACCGCTCGGGCTCGCTGATCACCGCGCGCATGGCGGCCGAACAGGGCCGCGAGGTGTTCGCAGTGCCCGGCTCGCCGCTCGATCCGCGCGCCGCCGGCACCAACGATCTGATCAAGCAGGGCGCAACGCTCGTCACCGAGGCCGACGATATCGTCAATGCGGTACAGCCGATCATGGAGCGCCCGCTGATGCATCCGGCGAGCGAGCCAAACAGCGAGCCGTTCGAGAGCGATCCGCAAGGCCACGACCGCGACCAGATCACCGGCCTGCTCGGCCCCGCCCCAATCTCGATCGACGATCTCGTGCGGATGTCCGGCGCCTCGCCCGCAATCGTGCGTACCGTGCTCCTGGAGCTCGAGCTCGCCGGCAAGCTGGAGCGTCACGGCGGCGGGCTGGTGTCGCTGCTCTAG
- a CDS encoding amidase — MISLADLQRRIEAGELSPDAAIAQSHAAIEAKEKDVRAFVRHDKAAKAQGAGPLRGIAVGIKDIIDTANMPTEMGSEIYRGWQPRSDAPVVMMLKRAGATIIGKTTTTAFASRDPTPTRNPHNTGHSPGGSSSGSAAAVGAGMIPLALGTQTGGSVIRPAAYCGTAAIKPSFRMLPTVGVKCYSWALDTVGLFGARAEDLARGLLAMTGRSEFSGIAAAKSPRIGVVRQEFAGAVEPAAEEGLQAAIKAATRAGASVQTIDLPEAVQEAWHIHPIVQDFEAHRALAWEFSERHDEIAPMLRASLDATAGLTPKEYDEARRISRRGRRELGELFEGVDVLLTYSAPGTAPAKELATTGDPRYNRLWTLMGNPCVNVPVLKVGGLPIGVQVIARFGNDPLALAAAWFLEDALAKSG; from the coding sequence ATGATCTCACTCGCCGACCTCCAGCGCCGCATTGAAGCCGGCGAGTTGTCGCCCGATGCCGCGATAGCCCAATCGCATGCGGCGATCGAGGCCAAGGAGAAGGACGTCCGCGCCTTCGTCCGCCACGACAAGGCCGCGAAGGCGCAAGGCGCCGGTCCGCTGCGCGGCATCGCCGTCGGGATCAAGGACATCATCGACACCGCCAATATGCCGACCGAGATGGGCTCGGAGATCTATCGCGGCTGGCAGCCGCGCTCGGATGCGCCGGTCGTGATGATGCTGAAGCGGGCGGGCGCCACCATCATCGGTAAGACCACGACCACGGCGTTCGCCTCGCGCGATCCCACGCCGACGCGCAATCCGCACAACACGGGCCATTCGCCAGGCGGCTCGTCCTCCGGCTCCGCGGCAGCCGTCGGCGCCGGCATGATCCCGCTGGCGCTGGGCACCCAGACCGGCGGCTCGGTGATCCGCCCCGCCGCCTATTGCGGGACCGCCGCGATCAAGCCGTCGTTCCGCATGCTGCCGACGGTCGGCGTCAAATGCTATTCGTGGGCGCTCGACACGGTCGGCCTGTTCGGCGCGCGCGCGGAGGATCTCGCGCGCGGACTGCTGGCGATGACGGGGCGCAGCGAATTCTCCGGCATCGCCGCAGCGAAGTCGCCGCGGATCGGCGTCGTCAGGCAGGAGTTCGCCGGCGCTGTCGAGCCGGCGGCCGAAGAGGGACTGCAAGCCGCGATCAAGGCGGCGACGCGCGCCGGCGCCAGCGTGCAGACCATCGATCTGCCCGAAGCGGTGCAGGAGGCCTGGCACATCCATCCGATCGTCCAGGATTTCGAGGCGCATCGCGCGCTGGCCTGGGAGTTTTCCGAACGCCACGACGAGATCGCGCCGATGCTGCGCGCCAGTCTCGACGCGACGGCCGGCCTGACGCCGAAGGAATATGACGAGGCGCGGCGGATCAGCCGGCGCGGCCGCCGCGAGCTCGGCGAGCTGTTCGAGGGCGTCGACGTGCTCCTGACCTATTCCGCGCCGGGCACGGCGCCGGCCAAGGAGCTCGCGACCACGGGCGATCCCCGTTACAACAGGCTCTGGACGCTGATGGGCAATCCTTGCGTCAACGTACCGGTGCTGAAGGTCGGCGGCCTGCCGATCGGTGTGCAGGTGATCGCACGCTTCGGCAACGATCCGCTCGCACTCGCAGCGGCCTGGTTCCTGGAGGACGCGCTGGCGAAATCAGGCTAG
- a CDS encoding patatin-like phospholipase family protein encodes MSEKIVGAHDGVGSQGAPGTAASRLLSMTNIWSDAASPPPAPEPAPALPQAPQPDLVVQAPATVEPAAPVAPARTHSDQWPPRKLSLALQGGGTFAAFTWGVLERLLEEPSIAIDTISGASAGAINALLLASGFAEGGREGARSRLNRFWLRLMHEASFRALMLVGGFSPAGSSVAFGPTLRSGHFDPFDLDPLRQALSRDIDFAALRHPNCPKLLIAATRIHDGQQQIFRNDAVTADVALASTCPPLVHCAVEIDGEAYWDGGFGGNPPLLRLAQETTTSDVLLVQVTPARDSYVPITLAAIDRRLDQIAANAALNAEIAAIEWAQAHAAPSLRLSRIAAEDFVDGLAQRSSTDLGRGFIRLRHRSGREAAERWLKQGADSSAALAASGQRIVADEPALA; translated from the coding sequence ATGAGCGAGAAGATTGTCGGCGCGCATGACGGGGTTGGTTCGCAGGGTGCTCCGGGCACCGCAGCGAGCCGACTGCTGTCAATGACCAACATCTGGTCCGATGCGGCCTCGCCGCCTCCCGCACCAGAACCTGCTCCCGCTTTACCGCAAGCACCGCAGCCTGATCTCGTTGTGCAAGCACCTGCGACAGTCGAGCCGGCTGCACCGGTCGCGCCCGCGCGGACGCATTCCGATCAATGGCCGCCGCGAAAACTGTCGCTGGCGCTTCAGGGCGGCGGCACCTTCGCCGCCTTCACTTGGGGCGTGCTCGAGCGGCTGCTGGAAGAGCCCTCCATCGCGATCGACACCATCAGTGGCGCCAGCGCCGGCGCCATCAACGCACTCCTGCTCGCCTCCGGCTTTGCCGAAGGCGGGCGCGAAGGCGCCCGGTCACGGCTGAACCGGTTCTGGCTCCGCCTGATGCACGAAGCCTCGTTCCGCGCGCTGATGCTGGTCGGCGGCTTCTCGCCGGCGGGAAGCTCGGTCGCGTTCGGGCCGACGCTGCGCTCCGGCCACTTCGATCCGTTCGATCTCGATCCGCTGCGGCAGGCGCTGTCGCGCGACATCGATTTCGCCGCCCTGCGCCATCCGAACTGTCCGAAGCTCTTGATCGCAGCGACGCGGATCCACGACGGCCAGCAACAGATCTTCCGCAATGACGCTGTCACCGCCGACGTCGCGCTGGCCTCGACCTGCCCGCCCCTCGTCCACTGCGCCGTCGAGATCGACGGCGAGGCCTATTGGGACGGCGGCTTTGGCGGCAACCCGCCGCTGCTGCGGCTGGCGCAGGAAACGACCACGTCCGATGTCCTGCTGGTCCAGGTCACGCCGGCGCGCGACAGCTACGTGCCGATCACGCTCGCCGCGATCGACCGCCGGCTCGACCAGATCGCGGCCAACGCCGCGCTCAACGCCGAGATCGCCGCGATCGAATGGGCGCAGGCTCATGCCGCGCCATCGCTGCGGCTCTCCAGGATCGCGGCAGAAGACTTTGTTGATGGGCTGGCGCAGCGCTCGTCCACCGATCTCGGCCGCGGCTTCATTCGCCTCCGGCACCGCAGCGGCCGCGAGGCCGCGGAGCGCTGGCTGAAGCAAGGTGCGGATAGCAGCGCCGCGCTGGCAGCATCCGGCCAGCGCATTGTTGCCGACGAACCCGCACTAGCCTGA